In Robbsia sp. KACC 23696, a single window of DNA contains:
- a CDS encoding YbfB/YjiJ family MFS transporter gives MNAIAAKTTASVRSAVDAALIMAVGMGFGRFAFTAIYPHMVGEGILTLHAASLAASANYAGYLLGALLGVRVHARSAHRVCLWSMLGTAICLAVLYFLDATYLIVAIRGLAGAFSALSMVAASLWLLQHRQQMHRAPLLYAGVGIGIAVSAELVVLGLHVGLDSKGLWVLLGLASAVVGLAATPGLVAKGSATIATSSKASSARQAPLRPWPLVLVYGLAGLGYIVTATYLPLLVKSSVPHLDAAHIWAVFGLGAAPSCFVWHRLHDRLGTQRALSMNLIIQAAGVVLPVFAPSASGYLFSALLVGGTFTGTVTIAMPAAQRVAHQFRGNLMAIMTLAYGLGQIVGPLGASALYTQSHSFSSSLLAAGAALVLAATITASRVCA, from the coding sequence ATGAATGCGATTGCCGCGAAAACGACCGCTAGCGTACGATCGGCCGTGGATGCCGCGCTGATCATGGCCGTCGGCATGGGTTTCGGCCGCTTTGCCTTTACCGCCATCTACCCGCATATGGTGGGCGAAGGCATCCTCACGCTTCATGCCGCCAGCCTTGCCGCGTCCGCCAACTATGCCGGCTATTTGCTCGGTGCATTGCTCGGGGTGCGCGTCCACGCCCGCAGCGCGCATCGCGTCTGTCTATGGTCGATGCTCGGCACTGCAATTTGCTTAGCAGTGCTTTATTTTTTAGATGCCACGTATCTGATCGTGGCCATTCGCGGCCTCGCCGGCGCATTCAGCGCGCTTTCCATGGTCGCTGCGTCGCTCTGGCTGCTCCAACACCGTCAACAGATGCATCGTGCGCCGCTGCTGTATGCCGGAGTCGGCATCGGCATTGCGGTGTCGGCCGAACTTGTCGTGCTGGGCCTGCACGTCGGATTGGACAGCAAGGGCTTGTGGGTGCTGCTCGGCCTCGCCAGCGCAGTCGTCGGCCTGGCCGCGACCCCGGGCCTCGTCGCGAAAGGCTCGGCCACGATTGCCACATCGAGCAAGGCGTCGTCCGCGCGACAGGCTCCCCTTCGACCTTGGCCGCTCGTGCTCGTGTACGGCCTAGCGGGGCTCGGCTATATCGTCACGGCAACGTATTTGCCGTTATTGGTGAAAAGCAGCGTGCCCCATCTCGACGCGGCACATATCTGGGCGGTCTTCGGCCTGGGCGCCGCGCCATCGTGCTTTGTATGGCATCGTCTTCATGACCGCCTGGGTACACAACGTGCGTTGTCGATGAATCTCATTATTCAGGCGGCCGGCGTCGTTTTGCCGGTATTCGCCCCCTCGGCGAGCGGCTATCTCTTCAGTGCCTTGCTCGTTGGTGGAACGTTTACGGGAACCGTGACGATCGCGATGCCGGCTGCCCAACGTGTCGCACACCAGTTCCGCGGCAATCTGATGGCGATCATGACATTGGCGTACGGGCTGGGACAAATCGTCGGCCCCTTGGGAGCAAGCGCGCTTTACACGCAAAGCCACAGTTTCTCCAGTTCATTGCTTGCGGCAGGCGCCGCTTTGGTGCTCGCGGCGACGATAACCGCTTCGCGCGTTTGCGCTTAG
- a CDS encoding YafY family protein has protein sequence MNERDSDVAGNRYTPSLLTAWCQQAAVICNQGTVVRRADRLFQIIQILRRSQRPVTARQLAAELEISQRSVYRDVADLIGQRVPIVGEAGMGYVLERHFDMPPLMLTPEELEAAVLGAQWVAQRGDAALARAAHDLIAKIAAIVPAHLQSFITEPSMGVPPHLTTAPDGLDIALTRTWIRSGRKLRLVYRDEQSRETERVVWPTIIGYADTVRLLAAWCEMREAFRFFRTDRILAAEFLDEAFDCHPRTLRARWQRDVDAKRGFRPG, from the coding sequence GTGAACGAGAGGGACAGCGACGTCGCCGGGAATCGTTATACTCCTAGCCTGCTGACAGCATGGTGTCAGCAGGCTGCAGTCATTTGCAATCAGGGGACAGTAGTGCGACGTGCGGACAGGCTGTTTCAGATCATCCAGATTTTGCGGCGATCGCAGCGCCCGGTGACGGCGCGCCAACTGGCCGCCGAGCTGGAAATCTCGCAGCGGTCGGTCTATCGGGATGTGGCCGATCTGATCGGGCAGCGCGTGCCGATCGTCGGCGAGGCGGGCATGGGCTATGTCCTGGAACGGCATTTCGATATGCCGCCGCTGATGCTGACCCCCGAGGAACTGGAAGCCGCCGTGCTCGGCGCACAGTGGGTCGCGCAACGGGGCGATGCCGCGCTGGCACGCGCCGCGCACGATCTCATCGCCAAAATCGCGGCGATCGTGCCGGCGCACCTGCAGTCTTTCATTACCGAGCCCAGCATGGGCGTACCGCCCCACTTGACGACAGCACCCGACGGGCTCGATATCGCGCTGACGCGAACCTGGATTCGTTCGGGACGCAAGCTTCGGCTGGTCTACCGAGATGAACAATCGCGCGAAACTGAACGGGTCGTGTGGCCGACGATTATCGGTTACGCCGATACCGTGCGGCTGCTCGCGGCCTGGTGCGAAATGCGCGAGGCCTTCCGGTTTTTCCGGACCGACCGCATCCTCGCCGCCGAATTTCTCGACGAAGCGTTTGACTGTCATCCCAGAACACTGCGGGCACGGTGGCAACGCGACGTGGATGCCAAGCGCGGCTTTCGACCCGGATAG
- a CDS encoding aldo/keto reductase, with product MRNRRLGQSDLNVSAIGLGCMSLSGVYGDADDGVSEALIHRALDLGVNHLDSADMYGWGHNESVVGRAIKARRNEVVLASKFGQFRVEGGVNGVNGRPEYVHQACDASLKRLGVEVIDLYYQHRVDPNVPIEETVGAMAELVQQGKVRFLGLSEANAATVRRAHAVHPITAVQTEYSVLYRTEAEETRKTTTELGIGFVAYAPLGRGLLTGAIKGIADVDGRRAAHPRFQGEHLAHNRKLAAPIEEMATAKGCTPSQIVLAWLLAQGEDVVAIPGTRKAQRLEENLGALDVVLSAEEIDSLSARIPAGAASGSRYPSASMKAVNL from the coding sequence ATGCGCAACCGTAGGCTTGGGCAGAGTGACTTGAATGTATCGGCGATAGGGCTGGGCTGCATGTCCCTTTCCGGCGTCTATGGCGATGCCGATGATGGCGTCTCCGAGGCGCTGATTCATCGCGCCTTGGACCTCGGCGTCAACCATCTCGACAGCGCCGATATGTACGGCTGGGGGCATAACGAATCGGTCGTCGGTCGTGCCATAAAAGCGCGCCGCAACGAAGTCGTGCTGGCATCGAAGTTCGGTCAATTCCGTGTCGAAGGCGGCGTCAATGGGGTCAATGGTCGGCCCGAGTATGTGCACCAAGCCTGCGATGCCAGCTTGAAGCGGCTCGGCGTTGAGGTGATCGATCTGTACTATCAGCATCGCGTCGATCCGAATGTGCCGATCGAGGAGACTGTCGGCGCGATGGCCGAACTGGTCCAACAGGGGAAAGTTCGCTTCCTCGGTTTATCCGAGGCGAATGCGGCGACGGTACGGCGCGCGCACGCGGTGCACCCGATTACCGCGGTGCAAACCGAGTACTCCGTTCTGTATCGTACGGAAGCGGAGGAAACCCGTAAAACCACGACAGAACTCGGCATCGGTTTTGTTGCTTACGCGCCGCTCGGCCGAGGGTTGCTAACGGGCGCCATCAAGGGCATTGCCGACGTCGACGGACGACGTGCCGCGCATCCTCGATTCCAAGGGGAACATCTCGCGCACAACCGCAAGCTCGCGGCGCCGATCGAAGAGATGGCGACGGCAAAGGGCTGCACGCCCTCTCAAATCGTGCTTGCCTGGCTATTGGCCCAAGGCGAGGACGTCGTCGCCATCCCCGGTACCCGCAAGGCACAGCGCCTTGAAGAAAACCTCGGCGCGCTGGACGTGGTGCTGTCCGCGGAGGAGATAGACAGTCTGAGCGCCCGTATCCCGGCAGGGGCGGCCTCCGGTTCGCGTTACCCTTCGGCAAGCATGAAGGCCGTCAATCTTTGA
- a CDS encoding SDR family oxidoreductase, producing the protein MRDTGMSLDGKRVVVIGGTSGIGFAVAELASTQGATVVVASSAQANVTAAVGRLAGATGDTIDLRREGSVAAFFDRIGPFDHLAITAGDWNGAAFFAPTRDLDLALTRELLEVRFWGVLAAVKYAAPHIAPTGSITLTSGMLVHRPRMHAPMPTVVGGAIEHMARGIAMDLMPIRVNAVCPGLVLTEPVKQMPEAMLQSMVDPLPIPRTASPAEAAKAYVYLMLNAYVTGQILPLDGGGMLI; encoded by the coding sequence ATGCGCGACACAGGCATGTCACTGGATGGGAAACGGGTCGTCGTTATTGGCGGCACGTCGGGGATCGGTTTCGCGGTTGCCGAATTGGCATCGACGCAAGGCGCGACGGTGGTCGTCGCATCCAGCGCCCAGGCCAATGTTACCGCCGCTGTCGGTCGGCTCGCCGGCGCAACGGGCGATACGATCGATCTGCGTCGTGAAGGGAGCGTGGCGGCATTTTTCGACAGGATAGGCCCATTCGATCACCTGGCGATTACCGCCGGCGACTGGAACGGGGCCGCGTTTTTCGCGCCGACGCGCGACCTCGATCTCGCACTGACGCGCGAACTGCTGGAGGTGCGTTTCTGGGGCGTCCTGGCTGCCGTAAAGTACGCAGCGCCTCACATCGCGCCCACCGGCTCCATTACGCTGACAAGCGGCATGCTTGTGCACCGTCCCAGAATGCACGCCCCGATGCCGACGGTGGTTGGCGGCGCGATCGAGCATATGGCCCGCGGCATCGCCATGGATCTGATGCCGATCAGAGTCAACGCGGTATGCCCGGGCCTCGTCCTGACCGAGCCGGTAAAACAGATGCCGGAGGCGATGTTGCAGTCGATGGTCGATCCGTTGCCGATACCCCGCACCGCGTCCCCCGCCGAAGCCGCGAAAGCCTACGTCTATCTGATGCTCAACGCGTACGTGACCGGGCAGATTCTGCCCCTCGACGGCGGCGGCATGTTGATTTAG
- a CDS encoding PLP-dependent aminotransferase family protein encodes MPGETKQAWVYRSVCDLIARGSVRRGDPLPSTRALAARWGVSRGIVEIAFAQLSLEGYVASQVGRGTEVIADLAARARTSADKKRAPAAPTMLAASRNDTSHPSTSGRSDAHPANPLPANARLVDTRLFTLRVWHRHLNRAVKEATPAMLAEDDAKGHAPLRLAISRYLGMTRGILCDPSQIIVTTGIRHAIDLISKALCHGEMPVYIEDPGYKTMAPLLRYTTRNLVFVPLDAEGFRVDAVDRACRPGIAFVTPAHQAPLGITMSVSRRSQLLAWATRRDMWIVEDDYDSEFSYGHAPLPALKAIDRDDRVIHCGSFNKSLFPSLRIGYMVLPAALTDRVARVRSVTGRANSLIEQVALTHYIDAGDFARHLRASRAVYMQRRDALLSALRTTSAGTLAVTGEQAGFHVVLWLPQHVDERVTVDTVLARGVHVEGLATFSHEHAMPPAIVVGYASLDHDGIANAARVIGDAVLSATHRANRA; translated from the coding sequence ATGCCAGGGGAAACGAAGCAGGCATGGGTGTATCGCAGCGTATGCGATCTGATTGCTCGGGGCAGTGTGCGGCGGGGCGATCCCTTGCCGTCGACGAGAGCGCTGGCGGCGCGTTGGGGCGTGTCACGCGGTATCGTGGAAATCGCGTTCGCGCAGCTGTCGCTCGAAGGCTATGTAGCGAGTCAAGTCGGGCGCGGCACGGAAGTGATCGCCGATCTCGCTGCGCGGGCGAGGACGTCGGCCGACAAAAAGCGGGCGCCTGCCGCGCCGACGATGCTGGCGGCGTCGCGGAATGACACATCGCATCCTTCGACTTCCGGCCGATCCGATGCCCATCCGGCAAATCCATTACCGGCCAATGCGAGACTCGTCGATACCCGCTTGTTTACGCTGCGCGTCTGGCATCGACATTTGAATCGCGCGGTAAAAGAGGCGACACCGGCGATGCTGGCGGAGGACGATGCCAAGGGTCATGCGCCACTGCGGCTCGCCATTTCACGCTATCTCGGAATGACGCGCGGCATCCTCTGCGATCCGTCGCAGATCATCGTGACGACGGGGATTCGTCACGCGATAGACCTGATTTCCAAGGCCTTGTGTCATGGCGAGATGCCGGTCTATATCGAGGATCCCGGGTATAAGACGATGGCGCCGCTGTTGCGTTACACGACCCGGAATCTCGTGTTCGTGCCATTGGATGCGGAAGGCTTTCGCGTCGATGCGGTCGATCGCGCCTGCCGGCCCGGCATTGCCTTCGTGACGCCGGCGCATCAGGCGCCGCTCGGCATCACGATGTCCGTCAGTCGACGGTCGCAATTGCTGGCGTGGGCGACACGACGCGATATGTGGATCGTCGAAGATGACTACGATAGCGAATTCAGCTATGGCCACGCGCCGCTTCCGGCCTTGAAAGCAATCGATCGAGACGATCGCGTCATTCATTGCGGGAGCTTCAACAAATCGCTGTTTCCCTCGCTTCGGATCGGCTATATGGTGTTGCCCGCGGCACTGACCGACCGCGTTGCGAGGGTGCGGTCCGTGACGGGGCGCGCGAATAGCCTTATCGAGCAAGTGGCGCTGACACACTATATCGATGCCGGAGATTTCGCGAGACACTTGCGCGCATCGCGGGCCGTCTATATGCAGCGGCGAGACGCGTTGCTCTCGGCACTGCGCACGACGTCGGCGGGAACGCTCGCGGTCACGGGCGAGCAGGCGGGTTTTCATGTGGTGCTATGGCTGCCGCAACACGTCGACGAGCGTGTAACAGTCGATACGGTGCTGGCGCGGGGCGTGCATGTCGAAGGGCTTGCCACGTTCTCCCATGAGCACGCGATGCCCCCGGCGATCGTCGTGGGTTATGCGAGCCTCGACCACGATGGCATTGCCAACGCTGCGCGCGTTATCGGGGATGCCGTGCTGTCCGCGACGCATCGGGCGAACCGCGCCTAA
- a CDS encoding VOC family protein, protein MQLVSVRIITADLQRIVPFYERITGIPITMLSDDFGELRTAACTLAIGSTRTLAFFDGEIARPAENRTAILEFRVDDVDAVFERLADFIAPCLVQAPKTMPWGNRSLLFRDPDGNLINFFTPGAPPRAD, encoded by the coding sequence ATGCAACTCGTCTCCGTTCGCATCATCACCGCCGATCTCCAGCGGATCGTCCCCTTTTATGAGCGTATTACCGGTATCCCGATCACGATGCTGTCCGATGACTTCGGCGAGCTGCGAACCGCGGCCTGCACGCTGGCGATCGGCAGCACGCGCACCTTGGCGTTTTTCGACGGCGAGATCGCACGGCCGGCCGAGAATCGGACCGCGATTCTCGAATTTCGCGTGGACGATGTCGACGCCGTGTTCGAAAGGCTGGCGGACTTCATCGCCCCGTGCCTGGTGCAGGCGCCTAAAACGATGCCGTGGGGGAATCGGTCGCTTTTGTTCCGCGATCCGGACGGCAATCTGATCAACTTCTTTACGCCCGGCGCTCCACCGCGCGCCGACTAG
- a CDS encoding aspartate/glutamate racemase family protein, which produces MSIDKHTLHRPVGIFDAGIGSYAIVRLVQQHYPQQDVLYLADRASFPYGAKDKDALFDVTSAAISRLRTMGAEAIIVASNAPSITVLDAIRKTVAGPLLGVYPPVARAIAISKSKSVGLLGVQSLVDSAELRQYVLTQSADNGRVTAFNASPLVALVEAGDFIKNRALTQETIRRFLAPIMTANDAIDVFMLSSTHLPWLRPLLEAVAPRCVFLDPAEEVVARLAPHVTEGSGTVSAIVTASSAYPFHEFEAMLHKLDIPLKTEWVE; this is translated from the coding sequence ATGTCGATCGACAAACACACCTTGCACCGCCCTGTCGGAATCTTCGACGCCGGCATCGGCAGTTATGCGATCGTGCGTCTGGTGCAGCAGCACTATCCCCAGCAAGACGTCCTATACCTCGCCGACCGCGCGAGCTTTCCGTATGGAGCAAAGGACAAAGACGCCCTTTTCGACGTCACGTCGGCGGCGATCTCTCGGCTGCGAACGATGGGCGCGGAAGCGATCATCGTCGCCTCGAATGCGCCGTCGATCACCGTTCTGGACGCCATCCGAAAAACAGTGGCAGGGCCGCTTCTGGGCGTCTATCCACCGGTGGCACGCGCCATCGCCATTTCAAAAAGCAAATCGGTCGGATTACTGGGTGTGCAATCGCTGGTGGACAGCGCTGAGTTGCGGCAATACGTCCTGACGCAGAGCGCGGACAACGGGCGCGTGACGGCATTCAACGCATCGCCGCTCGTCGCCTTGGTGGAGGCCGGCGACTTTATAAAAAATCGCGCGCTGACGCAGGAAACGATTCGACGTTTTCTCGCGCCGATTATGACGGCCAATGACGCCATCGACGTCTTTATGCTGTCGTCCACCCATCTGCCCTGGTTAAGGCCGCTGCTCGAAGCGGTGGCGCCGCGATGCGTGTTCCTGGATCCGGCGGAAGAAGTGGTCGCGCGCCTCGCACCGCACGTCACCGAAGGGAGCGGCACCGTATCGGCAATCGTTACTGCCAGCAGCGCTTATCCGTTTCACGAATTCGAAGCGATGTTGCACAAACTCGATATTCCGTTGAAAACGGAATGGGTTGAATAG